A window from Mycobacterium botniense encodes these proteins:
- a CDS encoding phenazine antibiotic biosynthesis protein produces the protein MADVDLSLLDVPRAVAVPDPQAYLHAAIAWHFSEDTGSPFWLRRAETLPFDPLTGIHTFSDLRLFPNVVNDLRSVPIGDLIPRGYGSPPPLPQVFESGGTTGAPKRTAQLPDWIEQVIRWQTEDFVAGGFLRGRGFLCVMPSGPHGVGYFSRLVAERLGSIFYSIDIDPRWVKKVVRRGVAGKVSEYLDHVVGQAELILRSQEVANLQTTPPLLEAIARDDVLVDLCNRKLRYVLLSGAYADADTLDLLREIFPNTVITMVFGSTMILSQASTRTGRDGHPFVFDPRTPYVVFWVVDPDTGDEVPYGERGQVVMNHISKGMFIPNNWERDSAIRMRGPAGQVGDSLTAVRPLATFEGSAVVEGVY, from the coding sequence GTGGCCGACGTCGATCTGTCGTTGTTGGATGTGCCCCGGGCGGTTGCAGTGCCTGATCCGCAGGCGTACTTGCACGCGGCGATCGCTTGGCATTTCAGCGAGGACACCGGTTCCCCATTCTGGTTGCGCAGGGCTGAAACCCTGCCCTTCGACCCGTTAACCGGCATCCACACGTTCAGTGATCTGCGGTTGTTTCCCAACGTGGTGAATGATCTGCGCAGTGTACCGATCGGGGATCTGATACCGCGTGGATACGGATCACCGCCTCCGCTACCCCAGGTATTCGAATCCGGTGGTACTACTGGCGCTCCTAAACGGACCGCGCAACTGCCGGATTGGATCGAACAAGTTATCCGGTGGCAGACCGAGGATTTCGTAGCGGGCGGCTTCCTCCGGGGCCGTGGCTTTTTGTGCGTGATGCCCAGCGGGCCACACGGTGTCGGTTACTTTTCCCGGCTGGTCGCGGAGCGGCTCGGCTCGATTTTTTACTCGATCGACATCGATCCGCGTTGGGTCAAGAAGGTTGTGCGGCGTGGTGTCGCCGGCAAGGTATCGGAATATCTCGACCACGTCGTCGGACAAGCCGAATTGATCCTGCGGTCTCAGGAGGTCGCCAATCTACAAACCACCCCACCGCTGCTCGAGGCAATTGCGCGTGACGATGTGCTGGTCGACCTCTGCAACCGTAAACTGCGGTACGTGTTGCTCAGCGGTGCGTATGCGGATGCCGATACCTTGGACCTACTTCGTGAAATATTTCCCAACACTGTCATCACAATGGTTTTCGGCAGCACGATGATTCTTTCGCAGGCTAGCACCCGAACCGGCAGGGACGGTCACCCGTTCGTATTCGATCCACGCACTCCCTATGTCGTGTTCTGGGTGGTGGACCCGGACACCGGTGACGAGGTGCCCTACGGAGAGCGTGGCCAGGTGGTGATGAACCACATCAGCAAGGGGATGTTTATTCCAAACAACTGGGAACGCGACAGCGCGATTCGGATGAGGGGGCCCGCAGGTCAAGTCGGCGATTCTCTCACTGCGGTGCGCCCGCTAGCGACCTTCGAGGGTTCAGCTGTTGTCGAAGGTGTTTATTGA
- a CDS encoding methyltransferase domain-containing protein codes for MTDLTTTVPPALQRALELLADPPSQPDVSKGYLDLVGADAAGAGVPKNTGPLQAMFTTRIGSMVYDYNQAALRRLFAAWLNPTESLTIPAGGTALDVGCGPGTVTAALGRAVSPDGLALGIDISESMLARAVRAHSGPQVGFLRADAQQLPLRGATVDAVVCIAVLQLVPDPSAAIAEMARVLRPGGRVAVMVPTAGFAARVWQLLPNRWARVFGEDELGDILEQHGFVSVRTRSFGTFQSVRAKRG; via the coding sequence ATGACCGATCTGACCACGACAGTGCCTCCCGCGTTACAACGGGCGCTTGAGCTCCTCGCTGACCCCCCATCGCAGCCGGATGTCAGTAAGGGTTACCTCGATCTGGTGGGTGCTGACGCGGCGGGTGCGGGTGTGCCGAAAAACACCGGCCCGTTGCAGGCGATGTTCACCACGCGAATCGGCTCGATGGTTTACGACTACAACCAAGCGGCGTTGCGCCGGCTGTTCGCGGCATGGCTGAATCCCACCGAGTCGTTGACCATACCCGCCGGCGGAACCGCCCTGGACGTCGGCTGCGGCCCGGGTACTGTGACGGCGGCTCTCGGCCGTGCTGTGAGCCCCGACGGACTCGCCTTGGGTATCGACATCTCCGAATCAATGCTGGCGCGCGCTGTCCGGGCCCACTCGGGACCCCAGGTCGGCTTCCTGCGCGCAGATGCGCAACAGCTTCCGCTGCGCGGGGCAACGGTCGATGCGGTGGTCTGCATCGCCGTACTCCAGCTCGTGCCGGATCCATCCGCAGCGATAGCGGAGATGGCGCGGGTGCTCCGACCAGGCGGGCGAGTCGCCGTCATGGTGCCCACCGCCGGATTCGCCGCTCGTGTTTGGCAGCTGTTGCCGAACAGGTGGGCCCGCGTGTTCGGCGAGGACGAACTCGGCGACATCCTGGAGCAACACGGTTTTGTGAGTGTGCGGACCAGGAGCTTCGGCACTTTTCAGTCGGTGCGCGCCAAACGTGGCTAA
- a CDS encoding aldehyde dehydrogenase family protein produces the protein MVRLDALGPNGDYRTRNREIITDTAGVAVAALSIVPELFVARSIATQRRIHPLPLAQRQAALKKSADIFRYAQIAGLDFESYVTRVTRVSGLPIAITRAGALEVAAALGQTPDAVCVARPMGSVCDWRDELTRSGSGVWVRRGEVLAVHASANHPGVHSGWPQALALGYRVAVRPSRREPFTAHRVVMALRQAGFRPEDVLYLPADHAGADEMIRAADLAIVFGGRDVVDTYGADPRVLVNGPGQSKILVTAEQNWRDYLDLIVDSISNRGGMACQNATAVLYEGDPAPLAEAIAEQLALIPALPAGDETALLPTRPIGQAHALAEYVAAKAAGSISLLGADHVIGDLGDGSAALRPAVHLLNAPEVDKLNIEVPFPCVWVSAWSRNDGLAPLRNSLVITAITSDEQLIDDLLAEPTVTNLYRGRHPTHFSATWMPHNGYLAEFLMRSKGFIRD, from the coding sequence ATCGTGCGGCTCGACGCACTGGGCCCGAACGGTGACTACCGCACCCGTAACCGGGAAATCATCACAGATACCGCTGGCGTTGCCGTCGCCGCGCTCAGCATCGTCCCGGAGTTGTTCGTCGCTCGAAGCATCGCCACGCAGCGGCGGATCCACCCGCTTCCGCTGGCCCAACGGCAAGCCGCACTGAAAAAGTCGGCTGACATTTTTCGCTACGCCCAGATCGCCGGGCTGGATTTCGAGTCCTACGTCACGCGGGTGACTCGGGTGTCGGGCCTGCCGATCGCCATAACTCGGGCCGGAGCCCTAGAGGTGGCGGCCGCGCTCGGCCAGACACCGGATGCGGTGTGTGTGGCCCGGCCGATGGGTTCAGTATGTGACTGGCGGGACGAGCTCACCCGCAGCGGCAGCGGTGTGTGGGTGCGCCGGGGAGAGGTTTTGGCTGTGCACGCCTCTGCCAACCATCCTGGGGTGCACAGCGGCTGGCCGCAGGCGTTGGCGCTGGGATACCGGGTCGCAGTCCGCCCGTCCCGGCGGGAGCCCTTCACCGCGCATCGCGTGGTCATGGCGTTGCGTCAGGCTGGATTCCGGCCTGAGGACGTGCTGTATCTGCCGGCGGACCATGCCGGTGCTGACGAGATGATCCGCGCCGCCGATCTGGCCATCGTCTTCGGGGGCCGAGATGTCGTCGACACCTATGGCGCCGACCCGCGGGTGTTAGTCAACGGGCCTGGGCAATCGAAGATCCTGGTCACCGCCGAACAAAACTGGCGCGATTACCTGGATCTGATCGTGGACTCGATCAGCAACCGGGGCGGGATGGCTTGTCAGAACGCCACGGCGGTGCTTTACGAAGGTGACCCGGCACCGCTGGCTGAGGCTATCGCGGAACAGCTCGCGCTCATCCCGGCGTTACCCGCGGGCGACGAAACCGCGCTACTGCCCACCCGGCCCATCGGGCAGGCACACGCGCTGGCCGAGTACGTGGCCGCCAAGGCGGCGGGCTCGATCTCGCTGTTGGGTGCTGATCACGTGATCGGCGACCTCGGGGACGGCAGTGCTGCGCTCCGGCCGGCGGTGCACCTGCTGAACGCACCCGAGGTGGACAAGCTCAACATCGAGGTGCCATTTCCCTGTGTGTGGGTCAGTGCGTGGTCGCGCAACGATGGTCTTGCACCGCTGAGGAATTCGCTGGTGATTACTGCCATCACCTCCGATGAGCAACTGATCGACGACCTCCTTGCTGAGCCCACGGTGACCAACCTCTACCGTGGCCGGCACCCTACGCACTTCTCAGCAACATGGATGCCGCACAACGGCTACCTGGCCGAGTTCCTGATGCGCAGCAAAGGGTTCATTCGGGACTAG
- a CDS encoding SDR family oxidoreductase has product MQMSGNTILVTGGGTGIGRGLAEALHQSGNRVLVAGRRREPLQAVAQAHPGVDYLTLDQADAADIQRVAARITEHYPDLNVVVNNAAIQRVEDLTGADTSAAEETVATNLLGPIRLTAALLPVLIRQPHAAILNITSALAFMPSALTPTYCATKAALHSYTQSLRFQLRNTSVQVIELIPPQVQTALQGERGFDPKAMPLDEYIAETITLLRTQPQADEIVVDRAKRFRFAEREGRYDAIYQVFNEAMTARLRRGGD; this is encoded by the coding sequence ATGCAGATGAGCGGCAACACGATCCTGGTAACCGGCGGAGGCACCGGAATCGGTCGCGGGCTGGCCGAAGCGTTACACCAGTCGGGTAACCGGGTGCTCGTTGCCGGGCGGCGCCGCGAACCGCTGCAGGCCGTCGCGCAGGCCCATCCAGGTGTGGACTATCTGACGTTGGACCAGGCCGACGCGGCCGACATCCAACGAGTCGCCGCGCGGATAACCGAGCACTATCCGGACCTCAACGTGGTCGTCAACAATGCCGCCATCCAGCGCGTCGAGGACCTCACCGGTGCCGACACGTCGGCGGCGGAGGAGACGGTTGCGACCAACTTGCTAGGGCCGATCCGCCTCACCGCCGCGTTACTGCCGGTGCTGATCAGGCAGCCGCACGCCGCGATCCTCAATATCACGTCCGCACTGGCGTTCATGCCGAGCGCCCTAACACCGACATATTGCGCGACCAAGGCGGCGCTGCACTCTTACACACAGTCGCTGCGCTTTCAGCTGCGCAACACATCGGTTCAGGTGATCGAACTCATCCCTCCGCAGGTGCAGACCGCGCTTCAGGGAGAGCGCGGCTTCGATCCGAAGGCGATGCCGCTCGACGAGTACATCGCCGAGACGATCACACTGTTGCGGACGCAGCCGCAGGCCGACGAGATCGTCGTGGACCGAGCCAAGCGGTTCCGGTTCGCTGAGCGAGAAGGCAGGTACGACGCCATCTACCAGGTTTTCAACGAGGCGATGACCGCGCGGCTTCGCCGTGGCGGTGACTGA